A single window of Brachyhypopomus gauderio isolate BG-103 chromosome 21, BGAUD_0.2, whole genome shotgun sequence DNA harbors:
- the LOC143485089 gene encoding THAP domain-containing protein 2-like, with the protein MPRSCSAYNCTNRFSTETRSIGITFHRFPKDRDLRKRWETAVRREGFSASLSSMLCSEHFRPEDFDRTGQAVRIRTGAVPSVFCFPAHLQKHVSTRTSKSSKKSHKLRLHHIAKLNTLKLQSGNTRKKLCKTVLFQGY; encoded by the exons ATGCCTCGCTCATGCTCTGCGTATAACTGCACCAACcgcttttcaactgaaacaagaTCAATTGGCATAACTTTTCACAG GTTTCCAAAAGATAGAGATCTCAGAAAGAGATGGGAAACAGCTGTCAGACGAGAAGggttttctgctagcttgtcctCCATGCTCTGCAGTGAGCATTTCAGGCCAGAGGATTTTGACAGGACAGGTCAGGCAGTCAGGATCAGAACTGGAGCTGTTCCTTCAGTCTTCTGTTTCCCAGCTCACCTCCAAAAG CACGTGTCTACCAGGACATCTAAGAGCTCAAAGAAGTCTCACAAACTGAGACTGCACCATATTGCCAAGCTGAACACTCTTAAGTTGCAGAGTGGTAACACACGGAAAAAGCTGTGCAAGACTGTTCTTTTCCAAGGGTATTAG
- the LOC143485019 gene encoding F-box only protein 6-like isoform X2, with the protein MRGKRRRVSRNSSTPIKKKMGQSTSTEHCGIIDGSWPSGFNTCDEVGSITCDLDGEEKGLLLPVAVMEEILLHVPAQQVICVCRLVCREWMSIVDSASFWRERCRREGFKPRVADKKPKDWQAFYFLCKKRHNLLKNPSAKENLNGWLILKNGGDLWTVENMFAPHPDDTVTKCFVTSYDLCLKSQLIDLEKEGYNPAFLDDIQPDIIISDWYAPRWDCGSQYEICVDLLNQKKKIVKTFKPDIVTFPQWNDQQWKQMTHVFKDYGRGVRFIRFTHGGQDTQFWAGWYGIRVTNSSVEIYPATEA; encoded by the exons A TGCGAGGTAAGCGACGGCGTGTATCCCGTAATTCTTCAACCCCGATAAAGAAAAAGATGGGTCAGTCAACAAGCACGGAACAT tgtggaatcatagatggatcctggccatctggcttcaacacttgtgatgaggtgggaagcatcacatgtgatcttgatggggaggaGAAAG GTCTTCTTCTTCCTGTTGCGGTTATGGAGGAAATTCTTCTACACGTTCCTGCACAGCAGGTTATATGTGTCTGTCGCTTGGTGTGTCGCGAATGGATGTCGATTGTGGATAGTGCTTCATTTTGGAGAGAGCGATGTCGTAGAGAAGGATTCAAGCCTCGTGTTGCCGATAAAAAACCAAAGGACTGGCAGGCTTTCTACTTTCTGTGTAAGAAACGTCACAACCTTTTAAAGAATCCCAGCGCGAAAG AGAACCTCAATGGCTGGTTAATCTTGAAAAATGGAGGTGATCTGTGGACTGTAGAAAACATGTTTGCACCTCATCCAGATGACACAGTAACAAAATGCTTTGTTACCTCTTATGA CTTGTGTCTGAAAAGCCAGCTGATTGACTTGGAGAAAGAAGGTTATAATCCTGCATTTCTTGATGATATACAGCCTGACATAATCATATCAGACTG GTATGCCCCACGGTGGGATTGTGGTAGTCAGTATGAGATCTGTGTAGATTTACTCAATCAAAAGAAGAAGATAGTTAAAACATTCAAGCCTGATATTGTCACCTTTCCACAGTGGAATGATCAACAATGGAAGCAG atGACTCATGTCTTTAAGGACTATGGACGTGGTGTTCGTTTTATCCGTTTCACCCACGGCGGGCAAGACACGCAGTTTTGGGCAGGCTGGTATGGCATACGAGTGACTAACAGCAGTGTGGAAATCTATCCAGCAACAGAAGCATAA
- the LOC143485017 gene encoding uncharacterized protein LOC143485017 isoform X1, with translation MDQSTNTEDSPGLPLLPVAVMEEILLNVPAQQVICVCRLVCREWMLIVDSASFWRERCRREGFKPRRHPDKTRDWQAFYFMCKNPPYDHLDNNLIDASQKDEPLQMPGYAKRAKGKKNRHHHGTSPVRRREVPIAVQTMEQDPFCAYMLRAAQDAEDAETAEHFRQTAVRVWRERKNPASVDLPPRATGTCESEEDSALLPVFPEEEETGEPILVGTGALSLTPPEDEFGETDSPGEEEDETYPPSECSEATLDYDKAEGDDEAYPPSVCSESTLDYGEGDEDTSSLPSSHTFSAERHEVEVDVSPPPSVFSAPTVYYGEGEDASRSPSVCSSPFGSEDESEGVESVSGRSGSTVHLKKEVPRSSSAASSMAWSRCPTPEESMSLGRSVSESEEEMETSGGEAKASPREQGGPGVASAPRWVRHVPLEPPWTPAGGRRKARTPAAPRGRTKAPRGKPPAARPAGAPSGTTRARSRNPRTGEAPQPVPPAASKPPGGTPLPVPPASPAQPAFPGGIAPPCALWQAAGAMPWLPVPICLSIPLCLPNFLFPFVPLVFHVPVCVFVSVPLFNVFSPVFPGRVC, from the exons ATGGATCAGTCAACAAACACGGAAGAT TCCCCaggtcttcctcttcttcctgttGCGGTTATGGAGGAAATTCTTCTAAACGTTCCTGCACAGCAGGTTATATGTGTCTGCCGCTTGGTGTGTCGTGAATGGATGTTGATTGTGGATAGTGCTTCATTTTGGAGAGAGCGATGTCGTAGAGAAGGATTCAAGCCTCGTCGTCATCCCGATAAAACAAGAGACTGGCAGGCTTTCTACTTTATGTGCAAGAACCCCCCTTATGACCATTTAGATAATAACTTGATAGATG cgtcacagaaagacgagccgttaCAGATGCCCGGATACGCCAAGCGTGCAAAGGGGAAGAAAAACCGACATCACCACGGTACTTCCCCAGTGCGGCGGCGCGAAGTCCCCATCGCCGTGCAGacgatggagcaggacccgttcTGCGCGTACATGCTCCGCGCTGCGCAGGACGCAGAGGACGCAGAGACGGCAGAACACTTCCGCCAGACCGCGGTCCgcgtgtggagggagagaaagaacccCGCGTCCGTGGACCTGCCACCCCGTGCAACGGGCACCTGCGAAAGCGAGGAAGACAGCGCACTTCTCCCGGTCttccccgaggaggaggagaccggtGAGCCAATTCTGGTGGGTACGGGCGCCTtgtccctcacccctcccgaggATGAGTTCGGGGAAACGGACTCtccaggcgaggaggaggacgagaccTACCCCCCGTCGGAGTGTTCAGAAGCCACCCTGGACTACGACAAGGCGGAGGGAGACGACGAGGCATACCCCCCATCGGTGTGTTCCGAGTCTACTCTAGACTACGGGGAGGGTGATGAGGACACCAGCTCTCTTCCCTCCAGCCACACGTTCTCCGCAGAGCGACACGAAGTGGAGGTCGACGTCAGTCCTCCCCCTTCCGTATTCTCGGCTCCTACCGTAtactacggagagggggaggacgCCAGCCGCTCTCCGTCTGTATGTTCATCACCCTTCGGGAGTGAGGACGAGAGCGAGGGGGTGGAGAGCGTCTCGGGACGTTCGGGGAGTACGGTGCACCTCAAGAAGGAGGTACCCCGGTCCTCCTCAGCGGCAAGCAGCATGGCCTGGTCCCGCTGCCCGACCCCGGAGGAATCCATGTCGCTGGGTCGGAGCGTCTccgagagcgaggaggagatggagacgtcagGGGGCGAGGCGAAGGCATCTCCAAGAGAGCAGGGGGGTCCTGGTGTAGCCAGCGCTCCAAGGTGGGTGCGTCACGTGCCCTTGGAGCCGCCGTGGACACCAGCCGGCGGGCGGCGTAAAGCCAGGACTCCAGCTGCGCCCAGAGGGAGGACTAAAGCTCCCCGAGGGAAGCCCCCTGCAGCAAGGCCAGCGGGAGCCCCGAGCGGCACAACGCGCGCGCGGAGTCGGAACCCTAGGACCGGAGAGGCTCCGCAGCCTGTACCGCCTGCGGCGTCTAAGCCTCCAGGAGGGACTCCGCTGCCTGTTCCGCCTGCCTCGCCCGCCCAGCCTGCTTTCCCTGGAGGGATAGCGCCACCGTGTGCGCTTTGGCAGGCAGCCGGAGCGATGCCATGGCTGCCTGTCCCTATATGTTTGTCTattcccctgtgtctccctaatttccttttcccgttcgttcctcttgtgtttcatgtgcctgtgtgtgtgtttgtcagcgtgccattgtttaatgttttctcccctgtcttcccagggagggtgtgctag
- the LOC143485017 gene encoding uncharacterized protein LOC143485017 isoform X2 — translation MPGYAKRAKGKKNRHHHGTSPVRRREVPIAVQTMEQDPFCAYMLRAAQDAEDAETAEHFRQTAVRVWRERKNPASVDLPPRATGTCESEEDSALLPVFPEEEETGEPILVGTGALSLTPPEDEFGETDSPGEEEDETYPPSECSEATLDYDKAEGDDEAYPPSVCSESTLDYGEGDEDTSSLPSSHTFSAERHEVEVDVSPPPSVFSAPTVYYGEGEDASRSPSVCSSPFGSEDESEGVESVSGRSGSTVHLKKEVPRSSSAASSMAWSRCPTPEESMSLGRSVSESEEEMETSGGEAKASPREQGGPGVASAPRWVRHVPLEPPWTPAGGRRKARTPAAPRGRTKAPRGKPPAARPAGAPSGTTRARSRNPRTGEAPQPVPPAASKPPGGTPLPVPPASPAQPAFPGGIAPPCALWQAAGAMPWLPVPICLSIPLCLPNFLFPFVPLVFHVPVCVFVSVPLFNVFSPVFPGRVC, via the coding sequence ATGCCCGGATACGCCAAGCGTGCAAAGGGGAAGAAAAACCGACATCACCACGGTACTTCCCCAGTGCGGCGGCGCGAAGTCCCCATCGCCGTGCAGacgatggagcaggacccgttcTGCGCGTACATGCTCCGCGCTGCGCAGGACGCAGAGGACGCAGAGACGGCAGAACACTTCCGCCAGACCGCGGTCCgcgtgtggagggagagaaagaacccCGCGTCCGTGGACCTGCCACCCCGTGCAACGGGCACCTGCGAAAGCGAGGAAGACAGCGCACTTCTCCCGGTCttccccgaggaggaggagaccggtGAGCCAATTCTGGTGGGTACGGGCGCCTtgtccctcacccctcccgaggATGAGTTCGGGGAAACGGACTCtccaggcgaggaggaggacgagaccTACCCCCCGTCGGAGTGTTCAGAAGCCACCCTGGACTACGACAAGGCGGAGGGAGACGACGAGGCATACCCCCCATCGGTGTGTTCCGAGTCTACTCTAGACTACGGGGAGGGTGATGAGGACACCAGCTCTCTTCCCTCCAGCCACACGTTCTCCGCAGAGCGACACGAAGTGGAGGTCGACGTCAGTCCTCCCCCTTCCGTATTCTCGGCTCCTACCGTAtactacggagagggggaggacgCCAGCCGCTCTCCGTCTGTATGTTCATCACCCTTCGGGAGTGAGGACGAGAGCGAGGGGGTGGAGAGCGTCTCGGGACGTTCGGGGAGTACGGTGCACCTCAAGAAGGAGGTACCCCGGTCCTCCTCAGCGGCAAGCAGCATGGCCTGGTCCCGCTGCCCGACCCCGGAGGAATCCATGTCGCTGGGTCGGAGCGTCTccgagagcgaggaggagatggagacgtcagGGGGCGAGGCGAAGGCATCTCCAAGAGAGCAGGGGGGTCCTGGTGTAGCCAGCGCTCCAAGGTGGGTGCGTCACGTGCCCTTGGAGCCGCCGTGGACACCAGCCGGCGGGCGGCGTAAAGCCAGGACTCCAGCTGCGCCCAGAGGGAGGACTAAAGCTCCCCGAGGGAAGCCCCCTGCAGCAAGGCCAGCGGGAGCCCCGAGCGGCACAACGCGCGCGCGGAGTCGGAACCCTAGGACCGGAGAGGCTCCGCAGCCTGTACCGCCTGCGGCGTCTAAGCCTCCAGGAGGGACTCCGCTGCCTGTTCCGCCTGCCTCGCCCGCCCAGCCTGCTTTCCCTGGAGGGATAGCGCCACCGTGTGCGCTTTGGCAGGCAGCCGGAGCGATGCCATGGCTGCCTGTCCCTATATGTTTGTCTattcccctgtgtctccctaatttccttttcccgttcgttcctcttgtgtttcatgtgcctgtgtgtgtgtttgtcagcgtgccattgtttaatgttttctcccctgtcttcccagggagggtgtgctag